Proteins encoded together in one Labeo rohita strain BAU-BD-2019 chromosome 21, IGBB_LRoh.1.0, whole genome shotgun sequence window:
- the foxi3a gene encoding forkhead box protein I3a: protein MTSFVPQSLSPQFHTMGQEPQEFSLYGDNFYSTQPVPSPQQTLPSAYDFGEYSGQTSNPYLWFNGPGLNPAPCLSGGPQHYGMPKPYVGASGIGGSDGGFSWFSLPSQEDLMKLVRPPYSYSALIAMAIHGAPNRRLTLSQIYQYVADNFPFYNKSKASWQNSIRHNLSLNDCFMKVPRDDSDPGKGNYWTLDPNCEKMFDNGNFRRKRKRKSDSLAEEEGKGYSGSDSALSSPKEPSDTSERGNSPLSTDPTPCLNGFLSQMGDVASGSPLALPLSQRSSPTGAYGSYSPGATVPQWETHIPPPVPSNISTSPTSYTESYSDSMLTPYTSQLYPVLGSSDLLYPREGTEV, encoded by the exons ATGACATCATTTGTTCCACAGTCCCTCTCACCCCAGTTCCACACCATGGGACAGGAGCCCCAAGAGTTCAGCCTGTATGGTGACAACTTCTACAGCACTCAGCCTGTGCCCAGTCCACAGCAAACCCTGCCGTCCGCTTACGATTTCGGAGAATACTCCGGCCAGACTTCCAACCCTTACCTGTGGTTCAATGGACCTGGACTCAATCCAGCTCCGTGTCTCAGCGGAGGGCCTCAGCACTATGGGATGCCAAAGCCATACGTAGGAGCAAGCGGGATCGGAGGCTCCGATGGGGGCTTCAGCTGGTTCTCCCTGCCTTCCCAAGAAGATCTGATGAAACTCGTAAGGCCTCCGTACTCGTACTCAGCACTTATTGCGATGGCAATACACGGAGCCCCAAACCGTCGCCTCACTCTCAGCCAAATCTACCAGTATGTGGCTGACAACTTCCCCTTCTACAACAAGAGCAAAGCCAGCTGGCAGAACTCAATCCGGCATAATCTTTCACTCAACGACTGCTTCATGAAAGTACCCAGAGATGATAGCGATCCAG GTAAAGGCAACTACTGGACTCTTGACCCAAACTGTGAGAAGATGTTCGACAATGGCAACTTCCGTCGCAAGAGGAAGAGAAAGTCTGACTCTCTGGCCGAAGAAGAGGGAAAAGGCTATTCCGGATCGGACTCGGCTCTATCGAGTCCTAAAGAGCCCAGTGACACCTCAGAAAGAGGAAACTCTCCGCTCTCCACAGATCCAACTCCGTGTCTCAATGGCTTTCTAAGTCAAATGGGTGATGTGGCTTCAGGCTCTCCTTTAGCTTTGCCTTTGAGCCAAAGATCTTCTCCGACTGGGGCGTATGGCTCGTACTCTCCGGGCGCTACCGTGCCGCAATGGGAAACCCACATCCCTCCTCCCGTCCCATCCAACATCTCCACTTCGCCTACTTCGTACACAGAGAGCTACAGTGACTCTATGCTCACTCCGTACACCAGCCAGCTCTATCCTGTGCTGGGATCCTCCGACTTACTGTATCCGCGGGAGGGAACAGAGGTGTAG